From a single Excalfactoria chinensis isolate bCotChi1 unplaced genomic scaffold, bCotChi1.hap2 Scaffold_85, whole genome shotgun sequence genomic region:
- the LOC140265417 gene encoding olfactory receptor 14J1-like, which translates to MPNSSSISEFLLLPLADTRQLQLLHFWLLLGIYLAALLGNGLISTAVACDQHLHSPMYFFLLNLALLDLGFISTTLPKAMANALWDTRAISYAGCAAQLFFFVFFFSAELSLLTIMSYDRYVAICKPLHYGTLMDSRACATMAAAAWGTGVLNSLLHTASTFSLPFCQGNVVNQFFCEIPQILKLSCSGSNLREVVLLIFSVSLGFGCFVFIVVSYVQIFKTVLRMPSDQGRHKAFSTCLPHLAVVSLFVSTGIFAYLKPPSFSSPSMDLMVALLYSVVPPAVNPLIYSMRSQEVKDAVRKMMTK; encoded by the coding sequence atgcccaacagcagctccatcagcgagttcctcctgctgccgttggcagacacgcggcagctgcagctcctgcacttctggctcttgctgggcatctacctggctgccctcctgggcaacggcctcatcagcacagccgtagcctgcgaccagcacctgcacagccccatgtacttcttcctgctcaacctggccctcctcgacctgggcttcatctccaccactctccccaaagccatggccaacgccctctgggacaccagggccatctcctacgcaggatgtgctgcacagctctttttctttgtcttcttcttctcagcagagctttcccttctcaccatcatgtcctatgaccgctacgttgccatctgcaagcccctgcactacgggaccttgatggacagcagagcttgtgccaccatggcagcagctgcctggggcactggggttctcaattccctgttgcacactgccagtacgttttcactgcctttctgccaaggcaatgttgtcaaccagtttttctgtgaaatcccccagatcctcaagctctcctgctcaggctccaacctcagggaagttgtgcttctcatttttagtgtcagtttaggctttgggtgctttgttttcatagttgtgtcctatgtgcagatcttcaagaccgtgctgaggatgccctctgatcagggacggcacaaagccttctccacgtgcctccctcacctggctgtggtctccttgtttgtcagcactggcatttttgcctacctgaaacccccctctttctcttccccgtccatggacctgatggtggcacttctgtactctgtggtacctccagcagtgaaccccctcatctacagcatgaggagccaggaagtcaaggatgcagtgaggaaaatgatgacaaaatga